The proteins below come from a single Miscanthus floridulus cultivar M001 chromosome 1, ASM1932011v1, whole genome shotgun sequence genomic window:
- the LOC136467421 gene encoding UDP-glycosyltransferase 83A1-like → MDQSGYTHPHHKLFVATTETTFMAFAAPKPHVLVLPFPAQGHVIPLMELSHRLVDYGFKIDFINTEFNHDRIFKSMQNKGAIPEGLNMLSIPDGMDPDDDHTDIGKMVGGLSAAMLGPLEEMIRSKKIKWVIADVSMSWVLELANTVGVRIALFSTYSASVFALRMKLPKLIEDGIIDESGNVKVHEMIQLTPPIDSTEIPWVSLGSTPERRIVNIQNVIRTNRSIALSEAIICNTFREVEPEALPILTNPLPVGPLVVPMSKPTGHFLSEDHTCLTWLDTQAPGSVIYVAFGSSTVFDAARFHELANGLVLSGWPFIWVVRPNFTEEIDEDWFNQFKQIVNGKGLIVTWAPQQRVLSHPSVACFMTHCGWNSTMEAVLHGVPLLCCPYFADQFCNQSYVCNVWKTGLKLCSNEQGVVTREEIKEKVVQLLRDEDIKARAVMWKNMACASIREGGSSHANLLRLVNLLREG, encoded by the exons ATGGACCAATCTGGTTATACCCACCCACACCACAAACTGTTTGTAGCCACAACAGAAACAACCTTCATGGCTTTTGCTGCTCCTAAACCTCATGTCCTGGTGCTACCCTTCCCTGCACAAGGTCATGTCATTCCACTCATGGAGTTGTCCCATAGGCTAGTTGACTACGGATTCAAGATTGACTTCATAAACACCGAGTTCAACCACGATCGTATCTTCAAGTCCATGCAAAACAAAGGAGCAATCCCAGAGGGTTTAAACATGCTCTCAATTCCAGATGGTATGGACCCTGATGATGATCACACAGACATTGGCAAGATGGTCGGGGGCTTATCGGCTGCCATGCTCGGACCCCTTGAGGAGATGATCAGAAGCAAGAAGATAAAATGGGTGATAGCAGATGTGTCTATGAGCTGGGTGCTAGAACTAGCAAATACAGTGGGAGTACGTATTGCTTTGTTCTCAACTTACTCAGCATCTGTGTTTGCACTAAGGATGAAACTGCCCAAACTGATTGAGGATGGTATTATTGATGAAAGCG GGAATGTGAAAGTGCATGAGATGATCCAACTGACGCCACCCATTGATTCAACTGAGATCCCCTGGGTCAGCCTGGGCAGCACCCCAGAAAGACGCATAGTGAACATACAGAATGTCATTAGGACTAACCGATCGATAGCGCTTTCTGAGGCCATCATCTGCAACACATTCAGAGAAGTAGAACCTGAAGCATTGCCTATCCTCACCAATCCATTACCCGTAGGTCCACTGGTAGTGCCGATGTCAAAGCCGACTGGTCATTTTTTGTCTGAAGACCATACCTGCCTCACCTGGCTTGACACACAAGCCCCGGGCTCCGTCATATACGTGGCATTTGGGAGCTCTACTGTCTTTGACGCAGCAAGATTCCATGAACTCGCCAATGGACTTGTGTTATCTGGCTGGCCGTTCATATGGGTGGTTCGGCCAAACTTCACCGAAGAAATCGATGAGGATTGGTTCAACCAATTCAAGCAAATTGTCAATGGGAAGGGACTGATTGTTACTTGGGCTCCCCAGCAAAGGGTATTGTCACACCCCTCAGTCGCTTGCTTCATGACACATTGTGGGTGGAACTCAACGATGGAAGCTGTGCTGCATGGTGTCCCGTTGTTGTGCTGCCCCTACTTTGCTGACCAGTTCTGCAACCAGAGCTACGTGTGCAATGTGTGGAAGACAGGCCTGAAGCTTTGTTCCAATGAGCAAGGGGTCGTCACAAGGGAGGAGATCAAGGAAA